Proteins encoded together in one Marinobacter salsuginis window:
- the ovoA gene encoding 5-histidylcysteine sulfoxide synthase: MPIPEAESPTRTLESHAGLLRTPNLTAGDAEDKRDEIASYFTNTFDTYTRLFECLADDSGYFQKSIPLRHPLIFYLGHTATFFVNKLVLAKLLPERIDPHMESIFAVGVDEMSWDDLDEDHYDWPTVAEVMDYRAKVRATVLDLVETLPLSLPINWESPWWPIVMGVEHERIHLETSSVLIRQHDLARVRPQPEWAPIRETGEAPENELITVPAGTVSIGKSYDDACYGWDNEYGEHDAEVEEFRASQYLVSNQEFLQFVEAGGYQEDRFWSEEGCAWRQFAEARHPTFWRWQNGWHLRLMTEEVEMPWDWPVEVNYHEAKAFCEWKREQTGQPIRLPTEDEWYRLCAEAGIEEVGHDPANANLHLDHGASSCPVTRFRHGNWFDVVGNVWQWTETPTYPFDNFKVHPLYDDFTTPTFDGQHNLIKGGSWISCGNEARLSARYAFRRHFFQHAGFRYIASESEAVQPNAYYESDRLLTEYAEFHYGDSWFGVENFPRAMADIALEAMRGKSTGKALDLGCACGRSSFELAREFDQVEGVDFSANFIRLGVEMAEQGSIRYALAEEGELVSYHTRTLKELALDKHAAKVSFYQGDACNLKPQYSDYDLVLAANLIDRLYKPRRFLDSIHERINDGGLLVIASPYTWLEEHTPKEEWIGGFKKDGENHTTLDGLKDHLSKHFRLVNEPRKVPFVIRETQHKFQHTLSEVTIWERLPR; encoded by the coding sequence ATGCCAATACCGGAAGCAGAATCTCCTACCAGAACACTTGAATCACACGCAGGCCTACTGAGAACACCGAATCTCACAGCCGGGGACGCTGAGGACAAGCGAGACGAAATCGCTTCCTATTTCACGAATACCTTTGACACCTATACCCGCCTGTTCGAATGCCTGGCCGATGATTCCGGATATTTCCAGAAGTCGATCCCCCTCAGACACCCGTTGATTTTCTACCTGGGCCACACAGCCACTTTCTTTGTTAACAAACTGGTACTGGCAAAGCTGCTACCCGAGCGCATTGATCCACACATGGAGTCTATTTTTGCCGTGGGTGTCGATGAGATGAGCTGGGACGATCTGGACGAGGACCATTATGACTGGCCAACCGTGGCCGAAGTGATGGATTACCGGGCCAAAGTCCGTGCCACGGTTCTCGATTTAGTGGAAACACTGCCGCTCAGCCTGCCGATTAACTGGGAGAGCCCCTGGTGGCCCATCGTCATGGGGGTCGAGCACGAGCGGATACACCTGGAGACCTCGTCCGTGCTGATCCGCCAACACGATCTGGCACGGGTCCGCCCCCAGCCAGAATGGGCTCCCATTCGCGAAACCGGTGAAGCGCCGGAAAATGAGCTGATTACCGTGCCCGCCGGCACAGTCTCCATCGGGAAATCCTACGATGACGCCTGCTACGGCTGGGACAACGAATACGGCGAGCATGACGCCGAGGTAGAAGAATTCAGGGCCAGCCAATATCTGGTCAGTAACCAGGAATTCCTTCAGTTCGTCGAGGCCGGCGGCTATCAGGAGGACCGGTTCTGGAGCGAGGAAGGCTGTGCCTGGCGGCAATTCGCCGAGGCCCGGCACCCAACCTTCTGGCGCTGGCAGAATGGTTGGCATCTCCGCCTGATGACAGAAGAAGTCGAGATGCCCTGGGACTGGCCCGTAGAAGTCAATTACCACGAGGCCAAAGCCTTTTGCGAGTGGAAAAGGGAACAAACCGGCCAGCCTATCCGCCTGCCAACGGAGGATGAGTGGTACCGACTTTGTGCGGAGGCTGGGATCGAGGAAGTGGGTCACGACCCTGCCAACGCAAATCTCCACCTGGATCACGGGGCATCATCGTGCCCGGTGACCCGGTTCAGGCACGGTAACTGGTTCGACGTTGTTGGCAACGTCTGGCAGTGGACAGAAACGCCCACCTATCCGTTCGATAACTTCAAAGTTCATCCGCTCTACGATGACTTCACGACACCGACGTTCGACGGGCAGCATAACCTTATCAAGGGCGGTTCGTGGATCTCCTGCGGCAACGAAGCCCGGCTATCGGCCCGCTACGCCTTCCGCAGACACTTCTTCCAGCACGCGGGGTTCCGCTACATCGCCTCTGAAAGCGAGGCGGTGCAACCCAACGCCTACTACGAAAGCGACCGGTTGCTGACTGAGTACGCGGAATTCCATTACGGCGACTCCTGGTTTGGTGTCGAGAATTTCCCGAGAGCCATGGCGGACATTGCTCTGGAAGCCATGAGGGGCAAGTCGACCGGTAAAGCGCTGGACCTCGGCTGCGCCTGTGGTCGCTCCAGTTTTGAATTGGCGAGAGAGTTCGACCAGGTTGAAGGTGTCGACTTCTCCGCCAACTTTATCCGTCTGGGTGTGGAGATGGCCGAGCAAGGCTCCATCCGCTACGCGCTTGCAGAGGAAGGCGAACTGGTCAGTTACCACACAAGAACCCTCAAAGAGTTGGCACTTGACAAGCACGCGGCGAAAGTCAGTTTTTATCAGGGTGATGCCTGCAATCTCAAACCGCAGTACTCGGACTACGATCTTGTTCTGGCGGCCAACCTGATCGACAGGCTTTATAAGCCCAGACGTTTTCTGGACAGCATTCACGAACGGATCAACGACGGTGGTTTGCTGGTTATCGCCTCGCCCTACACTTGGCTGGAAGAGCACACCCCAAAGGAAGAGTGGATCGGCGGTTTCAAAAAGGACGGTGAGAATCACACCACCCTGGATGGCTTGAAAGATCACCTCTCCAAGCACTTCCGGTTAGTCAATGAGCCGAGAAAAGTTCCGTTCGTGATTCGCGAAACCCAGCACAAGTTCCAGCATACCCTGTCGGAAGTAACTATTTGGGAGCGGTTGCCGCGCTGA
- a CDS encoding zinc-binding metallopeptidase family protein has protein sequence MKVFSNPVGSGNLWFDNLTTAEGTPVAYDPQARAFVPMPPFCVNRDIIGCNWIAPEKGAFCRSCAMTALAPDPNIPNAMPNWAETEAAKRWVLDNLGRWHWFRPEDPGTRPVFHMLAEGLTPVAMGHANGVVTISVAEADPVVRTTRRQALDEPYRTMVGHMRHEIAHMLWWRLSLREDFLDAFREMFGDERADYPAALEHHYHNGPPEDWRLFYLTSYASAHPHEDWAETAAHLLHLTDITDSLVSSGLTSPEVPRQGWDPYAEPDTAMLINVAASLAIRVNHVNRSMGLSDLYPFVLSETAQRKLAFVHDWLRRGAQGL, from the coding sequence ATGAAGGTTTTCTCCAACCCGGTTGGTTCCGGAAATCTGTGGTTTGACAATCTCACCACTGCCGAGGGCACGCCGGTCGCTTACGATCCACAGGCCAGGGCATTCGTCCCCATGCCGCCTTTCTGCGTGAATCGGGACATTATCGGCTGCAACTGGATTGCGCCTGAGAAAGGGGCTTTCTGCAGGTCGTGCGCGATGACGGCGCTGGCGCCGGACCCGAACATTCCCAATGCCATGCCGAACTGGGCCGAGACTGAGGCTGCGAAGCGGTGGGTGCTGGATAACCTCGGGCGCTGGCACTGGTTTCGCCCGGAAGATCCGGGCACCCGCCCGGTTTTTCATATGTTGGCGGAAGGACTGACTCCTGTTGCCATGGGGCACGCCAATGGTGTGGTTACCATCAGTGTTGCAGAGGCGGATCCGGTGGTTCGTACCACCCGACGACAAGCCCTCGATGAACCCTACCGCACCATGGTTGGCCATATGCGCCATGAGATCGCTCATATGCTCTGGTGGCGTCTGAGTTTGCGGGAAGATTTTCTGGATGCGTTCCGGGAAATGTTTGGTGATGAGCGCGCCGATTATCCGGCGGCCCTTGAGCATCACTATCATAACGGTCCGCCAGAGGACTGGAGGCTGTTCTACCTGACCAGTTACGCCTCGGCACATCCTCATGAGGACTGGGCAGAGACTGCCGCGCACCTGCTCCACCTGACAGACATCACCGACAGCCTGGTGTCATCGGGGCTGACATCGCCGGAAGTGCCCAGACAGGGCTGGGATCCTTACGCCGAGCCCGACACAGCCATGCTGATTAACGTCGCGGCGTCGCTGGCCATTCGGGTCAACCATGTGAACCGCTCCATGGGCCTTTCTGACCTGTATCCGTTTGTGTTGTCAGAAACGGCGCAACGCAAACTCGCGTTCGTGCACGACTGGTTGCGCCGGGGCGCCCAGGGCCTCTAG
- a CDS encoding DNA-3-methyladenine glycosylase family protein: MQQKTITDETLRMGVDVLAERDSDLYRIRDRLGYPPLWAREPGFASLVHIILEQQVSIKAAATMFQRLASHLGSVTPELVQKAGESELRQVGLTRQKARYCVELANRVASGALELSKLDSLDDAQGRSHLLDIPGLGPWTVDVYYMMALRRANVWPQGDLALASALQDIKQLEARPTRDEQLVFAEQWKPWRAVAARMLWMHYLDARGQ; the protein is encoded by the coding sequence ATGCAACAAAAGACAATTACTGACGAAACCTTGAGAATGGGCGTTGACGTTCTGGCCGAGAGAGATTCCGATTTATACAGGATCCGGGACCGGCTTGGGTACCCGCCACTCTGGGCTCGAGAGCCGGGGTTTGCCTCACTGGTGCATATCATTCTGGAACAACAGGTCTCGATCAAAGCCGCAGCCACCATGTTTCAGCGGCTCGCGTCGCATCTAGGATCGGTAACCCCGGAATTGGTCCAAAAGGCTGGCGAGTCTGAGCTGAGGCAAGTCGGGCTTACACGGCAAAAAGCCCGGTACTGCGTCGAGCTCGCCAATCGGGTTGCCAGCGGTGCGCTGGAACTCTCAAAGCTTGACAGCCTTGACGATGCGCAGGGCCGAAGCCACCTTTTGGATATACCGGGTCTCGGGCCCTGGACCGTCGACGTCTATTACATGATGGCGCTCCGGCGAGCGAATGTCTGGCCTCAGGGAGACCTGGCTCTGGCATCCGCGCTACAGGACATCAAACAGCTGGAGGCCCGGCCAACCAGAGATGAACAACTTGTTTTTGCGGAACAATGGAAGCCGTGGCGAGCCGTAGCCGCTCGTATGCTTTGGATGCATTACCTGGACGCACGAGGTCAATGA
- a CDS encoding nucleoside deaminase: MIYETEMKHLARCVELASMAVDSGNPPFGSVLVDETGAVRYEGHNETAGGDETRHPEFEIARWAAANMTPDERAASTVYTSGEHCPMCAAAHGWVGLGRIVYASSSEQLSAWLDELHVAPPPVATLPINQVVPGVPTEGPFPTLADALRELHERYALADRNKT, encoded by the coding sequence GTGATCTACGAAACCGAAATGAAACACCTGGCCCGCTGTGTGGAGTTAGCCTCAATGGCAGTGGACAGCGGAAACCCGCCTTTTGGCTCCGTGCTGGTGGATGAAACCGGTGCCGTCAGGTACGAGGGACATAACGAAACTGCAGGTGGGGACGAGACCAGACACCCCGAATTCGAGATAGCCCGCTGGGCGGCTGCCAACATGACCCCGGATGAGCGAGCCGCCTCCACAGTGTATACCTCTGGAGAGCACTGCCCGATGTGCGCGGCTGCACACGGTTGGGTTGGCCTTGGGCGAATCGTTTATGCAAGCTCGTCGGAGCAGCTTTCAGCCTGGCTGGACGAACTGCACGTGGCGCCACCGCCCGTGGCAACCCTTCCGATTAATCAGGTGGTTCCAGGTGTTCCCACCGAGGGTCCCTTCCCCACCCTTGCTGACGCTCTGCGAGAGCTTCACGAGCGCTACGCTTTGGCCGATCGGAACAAAACGTAA
- a CDS encoding GGDEF domain-containing protein: protein MSDNPAGLVEDSSVYRTLLESTKAIPWKINWRTMRFEYIGPQIEALLGWPQDSWLTVDDWATRMHPEDRERVVNFCVSQSEAGVDHEADYRALTERGEYVWLRDVVHVLRDDNGDVEALIGFMFDISERKKTEDELVALQKKLEEYSYKDGLTGVANRRMFDTVMNENWNDAIRHQSSLSVILLDIDNFKAYNDLNGHLQGDECLKRIATILENAAQRPRDFVARFGGEEFVIVLPETDTPAATRVAERCRQLLREEQLPRGDSPQSKKVTMSMGIGTVIPSRDDRIADFLDLVDQRLYKAKRDGRNRIVFD, encoded by the coding sequence TTGAGTGACAACCCCGCTGGACTGGTTGAAGATAGCTCCGTTTACAGAACCTTATTGGAGTCAACCAAAGCGATTCCCTGGAAAATCAACTGGCGAACCATGCGATTCGAGTACATAGGGCCCCAGATTGAAGCCCTGCTCGGCTGGCCCCAGGACAGCTGGCTGACCGTAGACGACTGGGCCACCCGCATGCACCCCGAGGATCGGGAGCGGGTCGTCAATTTCTGCGTATCGCAATCCGAGGCCGGAGTCGATCATGAGGCGGACTATCGGGCCCTCACCGAACGAGGAGAATACGTCTGGTTGCGGGATGTGGTGCATGTACTGCGTGACGATAACGGTGATGTCGAGGCTCTTATCGGCTTTATGTTCGACATCAGCGAGCGCAAGAAAACCGAAGACGAATTGGTCGCTCTGCAGAAGAAACTGGAAGAGTACTCTTACAAGGATGGACTCACCGGCGTCGCAAACCGCCGAATGTTTGATACCGTCATGAACGAGAACTGGAACGACGCCATCCGACACCAGTCTTCTCTGTCAGTCATACTGCTGGATATCGACAATTTCAAAGCGTACAACGATCTTAACGGCCATTTGCAGGGTGATGAGTGTCTCAAACGAATCGCCACGATACTGGAGAACGCGGCCCAACGTCCCCGCGACTTCGTGGCAAGGTTCGGCGGTGAGGAATTCGTGATCGTCTTGCCCGAAACGGACACGCCAGCTGCCACCAGAGTGGCTGAACGTTGCCGTCAGTTGCTTCGTGAGGAACAACTTCCCCGGGGAGACAGCCCGCAGAGTAAAAAGGTTACGATGAGCATGGGAATAGGCACTGTGATTCCCTCACGCGACGACCGCATCGCCGATTTCCTGGATCTGGTCGACCAGCGACTTTATAAAGCGAAGCGGGACGGCCGTAATCGAATTGTCTTCGATTAG
- a CDS encoding pseudoazurin, translating into MKLTLKHTFAAVALSFISGVAMAAEHVVEMKNSGADGAMVFEPGFVKAEPGDTVKFVLVDPAHNSVSVEVPEGAVGWQGAMNEGITVTLNEEGVYVYKCTPHAALNMAGVIQVGEAVNYDSAKAAVDKLTAAAATNKDRLTGYFEQVQK; encoded by the coding sequence ATGAAATTAACGCTGAAACACACCTTTGCTGCAGTTGCACTCTCTTTTATTTCTGGCGTTGCAATGGCGGCCGAACACGTCGTTGAAATGAAGAACTCCGGCGCTGACGGTGCCATGGTCTTTGAACCGGGATTTGTTAAGGCCGAGCCTGGCGATACCGTCAAATTTGTCCTTGTCGATCCAGCCCACAACTCAGTGTCCGTAGAGGTGCCTGAGGGTGCTGTAGGTTGGCAGGGAGCCATGAATGAGGGCATCACGGTGACCCTGAACGAAGAGGGCGTATACGTTTATAAATGCACGCCCCACGCCGCGTTGAACATGGCCGGTGTGATTCAGGTAGGCGAAGCGGTCAATTACGACTCTGCGAAAGCCGCCGTGGATAAGCTCACTGCAGCCGCTGCAACGAATAAGGACCGCCTGACCGGTTACTTTGAGCAAGTCCAGAAGTAA
- a CDS encoding DMT family transporter encodes MPISAHYGLTVLIWGLTWTAIRLQVEAAPVDISVFYRFVMASVVTLVVLAIARRLERLTLTQHGWLVLQGATLYSINFLLIYRAAESMTSGLLAVVFSLAALFNALNGWLWLRLRPTARLYPAISLGITGVALLFWHDLQLGNATATSILFAIAGTFWFSMGNLVSIKVRMSQVPLFLANAWAMVYGAVILGIWCLLQGVEWVVPTSATFWGATVFLAVPGSIIAFYCYITVIQTLGADKAGYATVLFPVVALSVSTWLEGFEWTTTAVLGATLALLGNYVLFRSAKA; translated from the coding sequence ATGCCCATCTCTGCTCACTATGGTTTGACGGTACTGATCTGGGGGCTGACCTGGACAGCGATTCGGCTGCAGGTTGAAGCAGCCCCTGTCGATATCTCCGTGTTTTACCGGTTCGTTATGGCCTCTGTGGTGACACTGGTGGTTCTTGCCATCGCGCGCAGATTGGAGAGGCTTACCCTGACACAGCACGGCTGGCTGGTACTGCAGGGAGCGACCCTGTACAGCATCAACTTCCTTCTGATCTATCGTGCGGCAGAATCGATGACAAGCGGTCTGCTGGCGGTGGTATTTTCCCTGGCCGCGCTGTTTAATGCCCTGAATGGCTGGCTCTGGTTGCGATTGAGGCCCACCGCTCGGCTGTATCCGGCAATCTCTCTGGGGATCACCGGTGTGGCCCTGCTGTTCTGGCACGATTTGCAGCTGGGTAACGCCACCGCCACCAGCATTTTGTTCGCCATTGCAGGAACTTTCTGGTTCTCCATGGGTAACCTGGTCAGCATCAAGGTGCGGATGTCACAGGTGCCGCTGTTCCTGGCCAACGCATGGGCCATGGTTTACGGCGCGGTGATTCTTGGCATCTGGTGCCTGTTGCAGGGTGTTGAGTGGGTAGTCCCCACCTCGGCGACTTTCTGGGGCGCAACCGTCTTTCTGGCCGTTCCCGGCTCAATCATCGCGTTTTATTGCTACATCACGGTGATTCAGACGCTCGGTGCCGACAAGGCCGGCTACGCGACGGTGCTTTTCCCCGTGGTTGCCCTGAGCGTTTCGACCTGGCTCGAGGGCTTTGAGTGGACAACAACGGCGGTACTGGGTGCCACGCTGGCACTGCTGGGAAATTACGTTTTGTTCCGATCGGCCAAAGCGTAG